The proteins below are encoded in one region of Balaenoptera ricei isolate mBalRic1 chromosome 6, mBalRic1.hap2, whole genome shotgun sequence:
- the LOC132368089 gene encoding LOW QUALITY PROTEIN: olfactory receptor 13C7-like (The sequence of the model RefSeq protein was modified relative to this genomic sequence to represent the inferred CDS: inserted 1 base in 1 codon; deleted 2 bases in 1 codon), with translation MESANQTASVTEFILLGLSAHPKLEKTFFVLILLMYLVILLGNGVLILVTTLDSRLHKPMYFFLGNLSFLDICYTASSVPLILESFLTPRKTIPFSACAVQMFLSFAMGATECVLLGMMAFDRYMAICNPLRYPVVMSKAVYVPMAASSWAAGSAASMVQTSLAMRLPFCGDNVINHFTCEILAILKLACADISNDVISMGVTNVIFLGVPVLFXFVSYIFILTTILRIPSAEGKKKAFSTCSAHLTVVVIFYGTILFMYGKPKSKDPLGADKQDLADKLTSLFYGVVTPMFNPIIYSLRNKDVKATMRNLVSRQHFTRWCLEDRCPWSSVSLGCFHP, from the exons ATGGAAAGTGCCAACCAGACAGCCTCTGTGACAGAGTTCATTCTCCTGGGCCTCTCAGCCCACCCAAAGCTGGAGAAAACATTCTTTGTGCTCATCCTGCTCATGTACCTGGTGATCCTGCTGGGCAACGGGGTCCTCATCCTGGTGACCACCCTGGACTCCCGCCTACACAAGCCCATGTACTTTTTCCTGGGGAACCTCTCCTTCCTGGACATCTGCTACACAGCCTCCTCAGTCCCCCTCATTCTTGAAAGCTTCCTGACCCCCAGGAAAACCATCCCCTTCTCAGCCTGTGCTGTGCAGATGTTCCTCTCCTTTGCCATGGGGGCCACGGAG TGTGTGCTTCTGGGCATGATGGCGTTTGATCGCTATATGGCCATCTGCAACCCCCTGAGGTACCCTGTGGTCATGAGCAAGGCTGTCTATGTGCCCATGGCTGCCAGCTCCTGGGCCGCTGGAAGTGCTGCCTCCATGGTTCAAACATCCCTTGCAATGAGGCTGCCCTTCTGTGGGGACAATGTCATCAACCACTTCACCTGTGAGATCCTGGCTATCCTGAAGTTGGCCTGTGCTGACATCTCCAATGATGTGATCAGTATGGGGGTGACCAATGTGATCTTCCTGGGGGTCCCAGTTCTGT ATTTTGTCTCCTACATCTTCATCCTCACCACCATCCTGAGGATCCCCTCAGCTGAGGGGAAGAAAAAGGCCTTCTCCACCTGCTCTGCCCACCTCACAGTTGTGGTCATCTTCTATGGGACCATCCTCTTCATGTATGGGAAGCCCAAATCCAAggacccactgggggcagacaaacAGGACCTTGCAGACAAGCTCACTTCCCTCTTCTATGGGGTGGTGACCCCCATGTTCAACCCCATCATCTACAGCCTGAGGAACAAGGATGTGAAGGCCACCATGAGGAACCTGGTAAGTCGGCAACACTTCACCCGGTGGTGTTTGGAGGACAGATGCCCCTGGAGTTCTGTGTCTCTTGGCTGCTTTCACCCATGA
- the LOC132367884 gene encoding olfactory receptor 13C7-like, whose protein sequence is MDRSNQTSPLVGFVLLGLSAHPRLEKTFFVFILSMYLVTLLGNGVLILVTTLDSRLHKPMYFFLRNLSFLDICYTASSVPLILDSFLTPRKTVSYSACFGQMFLSFAMGATECVLLGMMAFDRHVAICNPLRYPMVMSKAAYVPMAAGSWAAGITNSVVQTSQAVRLPFCGDNVINHFTCEILAILKLTCADISINIISMVVANVIFLGVPVLFIFFSYVFIIATILRIPSAEGREKAFSTCSAHLTVVLFSYGTILFMYGKPKSKDSLGADKQDLADKLTSLFYGVVTPMLNPIIYNLRNKDVKASVRDLVHEKRLTE, encoded by the coding sequence ATGGACAGGTCCAAtcagacctcccccctggtgggGTTCGTTCTCCTGGGCCTCTCAGCCCACCCAAGGCTGGAGAAAACATTCTTTGTGTTCATCCTGTCCATGTACCTGGTGACACTGCTGGGCAACGGGGTCCTCATCCTGGTGACCACCCTTGACTCCCGCCTACACAAGCCCATGTACTTCTTCCTGAGGAACCTCTCCTTCCTGGACATCTGCTACACAGCCTCCTCCGTCCCCCTCATCCTTGACAGCTTCCTGACCCCCAGGAAAACCGTCTCTTACTCAGCATGTTTTGGGCAAATGTTTCTCTCCTTTGCCATGGGAGCCACAGAGTGTGTGCTTCTGGGCATGATGGCGTTTGATCGCCATGTGGCCATCTGCAACCCCCTGAGGTACCCCATGGTCATGAGCAAGGCTGCCTACGTGCCCATGGCTGCTGGCTCCTGGGCAGCTGGTATCACCAACTCTGTAGTTCAGACATCCCAGGCTGTGAGGCTGCCCTTCTGTGGGGACAATGTCATCAACCACTTCACCTGTGAGATCCTGGCTATCCTGAAGTTGACCTGTGCTGACATCTCCATCAATATAATCAGTATGGTGGTGGCCAATGTGATCTTCCTGGGGGTCCCAGTTCTGTTCATCTTTTTCTCCTATGTGTTCATAATTGCTACCATCCTGAGGATCCCCTCAGCAGAGGGGAGGGAAAAGGCCTTCTCCACCTGCTCTGCCCATCTCACAGTTGTGCTTTTCTCCTATGGGACCATCCTCTTCATGTATGGGAAGCCCAAATCCAAGGACTCCCTGGGGGCAGACAAACAGGACCTTGCAGACAAGCTCACCTCCCTCTTCTATGGAGTGGTGACCCCCATGCTCAACCCCATCATCTACAACCTGAGGAACAAGGATGTGAAGGCCTCTGTGAGGGACCTGGTTCATGAGAAACGCCTAACTGAGTGA